The region TTGTGGCTAAAGTCAGAGCTGTAGACGCTGATTCAGGTTATAATGCACTATTATCTTATCACATGACCGAACCAAAGGGAACGAATCTCTTCCGAATCGGAACCAGCACAGGAGAAATAAGGACTAAAAGACGAATGAGTGACAATGACTTAAAAGCTCACCCGCTTATCATTACTGTCTCGGATAATGGAGAACCTTCACTGTCCACAACTATGAGTATTGAAGTTGTGGTTGTGGAAAATATGGACAGCGTGCAGCCTTCACTAAAACAAGTGCCAATAAAGGAGGAGAATTTTTCTAATCTGAATCTCTATCTACTCATCGCTATTGTCTCAGTATCAGTGATATTTTTACTGAGCCTCATCGCTTTAATAGCAGCTAAATGCTACGGGACAGACGGCGGTTTCAGCAGCTCCAGCGCTCCAGTGGTCACTACACACCCTGACGGGAGCTGGTCTTATTCTAAATCCACTCAGCAGTATGATGTGTGTTTTAGCTCAGACACACTGAAGAGTGACGTAGTGGTCTTCCCCTCGCCGTTTCCGCCTGCAGACGCAGAGCTGATCAGCATTAATGGAGGAGACACTTTTACTCGAAATCAAACTCTTCCCAGCACTGGGAAGGTAAGACCATAAGTAgcttattatatttcatttctttgtagTCTCTTGTAAACTCTCTTCCATGTTGTGGTGTCGGTGCTTTAATGTACGGAAAAATTTCCAATTGCATTTCTTACTCACCTCTAATTTGTCTCCTTTTGTTTAAATCTTTTCGAATTCTCTAAACGTTGATAAAGCTTACCATCTAGTCTCGCAAAGCAAGTaccgtgattttttttctagacCTGACCTTAAGTTTCTGTTTTACTATCACAGTTCGTATATACTGAGTTTATTTTGACCAATCACGGTTTTCGACAGCCTTTGTTTGCATTGGCATTATTGCAGGCAGGAACGGTTTAGCTTAGACAAGCTGTTTGGCTTTAAATGTGTTTCAGtgtaataaaaattgtatttcaGAAATAACAAGGTGGAGTAAAGCTAAACAGAAAAgcactcactcagtcagtgtGGTGGTGGATCCGCAATCTATCCCGAAATCACAGTGTGTGAGACGGGAATACATTCTCCGTGGcaggccagtccatcacagtgaAGAGAAAagcttcataaaataaattcagttgGACATTTCCTATTTCTAGGCCAAATATTTTGTTCGGGCCGTTcttataatgttaaataaaaacagttttcaATAACATTTATCGTCTTCGTCCATGATTAGATTGAAATCAGCACCACGAATGTGGACAGCAACACGTTTCAGTTTTATCAACGGAACATTGGATAATATTGCAGAGAATAGTCACAATAACAGGCGAAATAACGAAAAAAACttaagaaagaaggaaagaaaggaaatgacagAAGTTCTTATATTTTCTTACCCCATAGAGGCAGAGCATTGGCggcatttttgtttaaataccaTGGTGTTTAAAAGTCTTTATAATATACAAGAACAACATGTGAGTAACAAAACATAGTACATAGTTTTAAAAGTCTATCCGTGCTTTTCGAAAACACAAAAACGCTTGGTAATTTATATTTCCTCAAGTTCGAAATTATATTCATGAAATATTatgggaaaatgtatttaatgataATAGTAAAtcgttatttatatatatatatatatatatatatatatatatatatatatatatatatatatatatatatatatatatatatatatatatatgaattaacTTTCTGATTCAAAGCtgattaatataaatatgacacaTTTTTAGTAAAAACAGTTCAAATAACTTTGACAAGGTAAATTGATGTATAAACTTACAGGCTATACTTCCATAAAACTACAATGGTTTATTTCTCTAACTGAAAGTGAAATGCTCGCTTTTATTTTCGGTCAAAATCAAATTGTTAAACATTATTAGTCATGTCATACACTGTTGATTTCGGTTGTTTGATACTACTTTCATAAAACTAGTTTTCAGCTGTAAAGTCAGATTGTCATTTCCACACAAGATGTCGCTGTAGACCGTGAGTTGGAGTTATTGGCACATTATTAATACTCCGCCTAACGCAGAACAACAGAACAGAGCGTCACATACTTCTGACATCAGCAGGCCTCGTGCTCgtgtatttttcttcttcttgcagACATTGGATTAAATACAAGCACTCAttctacttgtttttttttttttgaatatccAGTAAAAGGAAGTGATGGTTGTATCGGACAGTGCTCGCTCTGTCTGGATGAAGGCTCTGCTGCTGCTTTGCTTATGGGATTTGTGTTACGGTCAGATTTCCTACTCGGTTTCAGAGGAGGCCAAGAAGGGAACCATTGTTGGAAATCTAGCGAAGGATCTCAATCTCAGTGTGCAGGAACTGGAGTCGCGCATGTTTCAGCTTGTGACTGGATCTAACGCCAAGAATTTCGAGGTAAATCGGAAAACCGGCATTTTATTAGTTAATGACAGAATAGACCGAGAGGAGCTGTGTGAAAGCAAACAGAAATGCGTACTGAATGTCGAAGCGATGATTCACAATCCTCACAAGCTCTACCGTGTTGAAATTAATATACTAGACATTAATGATAATTCTCCGGTGTTTCCTCGTCAATCAGCCGCTTTGAATATTAGTGAAAATGTGCTTCCGGGAGATCGGTTTCCATTAACTAAAGCACGTGACATGGACATCGGTAGTAACTCAGTGAAAAcctacaaaataaacacaaatgaacaTTTTTCCCTGGACATGCAGAGTGATTCACCTGAGCTTGTGCTTCAGAAATCTTTGGACCGAGAGAGAGAATCGGTGATCAGGCTCGTGTTGACTGCTGTAGACGGCGGGACTCCTCCCAGATCCGGAACTATGCAGATAATTATAAACGTGCAGGATATAAATGATAACAACCCAGTCTTCACTAAACCTCTGTATAAAGTTAAGGTCCATGAGAATGCATCTGTAGGAACTAAAATCCTGACAGTTTCCGCAGAAGATGCTGACGAGGGGATTAACGGTGACGTGTCATACTTGATTGTTAGTGATGAGGAAAACTCAGCGATAGACTTATTCTCCATAAATCCTGTTTCTGGGGACATTACTGTTAAAGCCAATATTGATTATGAGGAGCACCCTGCAGTTGAACTGCGAATCCAGGCTCAGGACAAAGGACATTCTCCCCGACGATCTACATGTAAAGTGTTAATTGAAGTAGTGGACGTGAATGACAATGCACCAGAGATATCAGTCACTCTTCTCATGAGTTCTGTAAGCGAGGACATCAAACCTGGTACAGATGTTGCATTAATCACTGTATCAGATAAAGACAGTGGAACGAACGGTAAAGTAGATTGTAAAATTATAGCACCGAGTGCTTTTAAATTACAGCTATCATATAAAAATTCTTACGCTCTTGTTGTGAATGAAGCTCTGGACAGAGAGCGGGTCTCCCAATATAATGTCACAGTTCTAGCTAATGATGAGGGAACTCCTTCTCTCTCGAGCAGTAAAGTTATAACCGTTCGTGTATCTGATGTGAATGATAACGCGCCTTTATTTCCTGCACCGGTGATAAATATTAGCGTGAAAGAGAATAGTCCAGTTGGAGGGCTGTTGGCATCACTAATGGCACGAGACTTAGACATCGGTGAAAATGCCCTTGTTTCGTATTCTTTAATTGATACAGTGAGCAGCAGAGTGTCAAATCTGATGAACATTAACTCACACACCGGTGAACTGTACAGCCTGACATCTTTCGATTATGAAGAAACCAAACGACTTCAGTTTAAAGTTCAAGCCACTGACTCTGGTGTCCCTCCACTAAGTAGTAACGTGACTGTGAATATTTTTATCCTGGATGAGAATGACAACAGTCCAGTTTTTCTTCCTCCTTATTCTGAACCTGGATCAGTAAACAGTGAGAACATTCCCTACTCTGCTGAAGCGGGGTATTTTGTGGCTAAAATCAGAGTTGTAGACGGTGATTCAGGTTATAATGCACTATTATCTTACCACATGACCGAACCAAAGGGAACGAATCTCTTCCGAATCGGAACCAGCACAGGAGAAATAAGGACTAAAAGACGAATGAGTGACAATGACTTAAAAGCTCACCCGCTTATCATTACTGTCTCGGATAATGGAGAACCTTCACTGTCCACAACTATGAGTATTGAAGTTGTGGTTGTGGAAAATATGGACAGCGTGCAGCCTTCACTAAGACAAGTGCCAGTAAAGGAGGAGAATTTTTCTAATCTGAATCTCTATCTACTCATCGCTATTGTCTCAGTGTCAGTGATATTTTTACTGAGCCTCGTCGCTTTAATAGTAGCTAAATGCTATGGGACAGACGTCGGTTTCAGCAGCTCCAGCGGTCCAGTGGTCACTACACACCCTGACGGGAGCTGGTCTTACTCTAAATCCACTCAGCAGTATGATGTGTGTTTTAGCTCAGACACACTGAAGAGTGACGTAGTGGTTTTCCCCTCACCGTTTCCGCCTGCAGACGCAGAGCTGATCAGCATTAATGGAGGAGATACTTTTACTCGAAATCAAACTCTTCCCAGCACTGGGAAGGTAAGACCATGCTTAAATCAGTCTAAAGTTACGCACCCCTGCGTCTGTGACGTTTAATTTTTAGCAGCACTATTTTATGCCGTTAATTAAAATACGGTAATGTGGCGCATGTATTTGTTATTGtggatttattaatatttttttctaattatttcgaaataatgtattcagtgttttattattatttatgtttcatAAACCATATAGGCATGTCTTTCGTGTCCTACTAAGCCTGTGTTTCCCTATTAAAGTTTGTGCTTTAACGTTTCCTATGTAACATGATGAGATATTAGGGAACTGGTggccacaaaaacaaaacaaaataaaacaaaagagaacAAAACAGACCAGAACGGACCAGAACGGAACAGACCAGAAcggaacagaacaaaacaaaacattatttctcttttcagcaccatggacaggggTGGTcccgttttttgtttttgttaaattatCCTTTGTAAAAGTTATAGCTCTTTTACTGGATCTGCCTCCTCCGTCTTATTTGTTTCTCATTTGGACGCTCATTTCAGAGTTCACATCTGTAGTAATTTTGTGCTCTTTTgtgcttttgattttttgtGGTTTAATATGATCATctataaattcattattattattattattattattattattattattattattattattattattattattattattattattcgtagtagtagtagtgttttaAGTAGTatttaaaaagcagaaaagaaataaataatacacttcGGCCTTAATAGCGATTCATCACGCGAGGTCGCTACAGACCGTAACTTTGAAGGCTGCCCTATTTCATATATGTTTCTCCGCCTTTCAAACTGACGTTGTAATAGGGAGTGTGTTTGTTCAGGGGAGAGGAAGGTTTACTAAAGCCATCGTGCGATGTTGTCCGACTGTGATTATATCCAGATATTATTTTGCGCCTATTGTGAATAAATCTTCTGTATTAATGCTTGAACTGCAGACATGGATGTCTCGGGATATTTATGCGGCTGGATTTTACTCTGCGTGTGTTTATGGGAAACATCGCTCGGTCAGATTATCTATTCCGTTTCGGAGGAGGTGAACAAGGGAACGGTTGTTGGAAATATCGCCAAAGACCTGAAGATCAGCGTTCATGAACTCGAGTCGCGTGTGTTGCAGATTGTTTCTGGATCTTCAAACAAGAAATATTTCGATGTGAATTTAAAAACCGGGGCGCTGTTTGTGAACGACAGAATTGACCGTGAGGAGTTTTGTGAGCGCAGTCAGAGATGCGTTTTGAACGTCGAGGCCCTCGCTCAAAACCCACATAGCCTTTATAGGATTGAAATTAACATTTTGGATATCAACGATAACACTCCTAAATTTCTGGATAGCACTTTAACAATGAATATAGCTGAAGATGCAAGTCCTGGTGACAGATTTCATCTGCCTGTGGccgaagatgctgatgttggcAGTAATTCACTAAAATACTACAAATTAAGTACCAATGAATATTTTTCCATTGATGCGTCGGGTGCCGAGCAGAGTCTGTCTGCTGAGCTGGTTTTAGAGAAGGCTTTAGATAGAGAGAAACAATCTGTCATCCATCTAGTGCTGACTGCTCTTGATGGAGGAAAACCTCCAAAGTCAGGAGAATTGCATATTACTATCAATGTTCTGGATGTGAATGATAATAAGCCTGTATTTAGTAAATCTCTCTACAAAGTTAGCATTAAAGAAAATGCTTCAATAGGCACTAAAATTATGTCTCTTACTGCCACTGATTTAGATGAAGGCACCAACAGTGACATTATTTATTCGTTCATTGGACGTGGAAATGTCAAAACAGATGGCTTATTTGAAGTCATTCCTGAGACTGGAGATATTATAGTCAAAGGCCAAATCGATTATGAAGAAAATCCTGCTATTGAATTAAGAGTTCAAGCAAGAGACAAAGGAAGTCCTCCTAAAAGTGCTCAATGCAAAGTCTTAGTGGAAGTTTTGGATGAGAATGACAATGCTCCAGAAATTCTAATAACTCCACTGCTAGACCATGTGAAAGAGGATGCCAAACCAGGAGCTGCTGTTGCTTTAGTTACAGTCTCTGATAAAGATGGAGGGAAGAACGGCATTGTACATTCTTCTGTTAAAGGCTTTTTCCCCTTCAAATTGGAGTCTTCATATAGCAACCATTACTCGCTAGTAGTAGATGGGCCACTGGACAGAGAGAGTATTTCCGAGTATAGCATTACTATTTTGGCTAGAGATGAAGGCACTCCTTCACTTTCCAGCAGCAGCGTATTCAGTGTTCAGATCTCTGATGTTAATGATAATGCACCACAGTTTTCAATGTCCATTATCGATGCTTATATAAGGGAAAATAGTCAAATTGGCAGTCAAGTTGCCAAGGTGGTGGCAAATGATGCAGATCTTGGAGTAAATGCTGAACTTTCATACTCACTGTTAGAGAATAGCAATGGAGACATTCCCTTATCAACAATGTTTCACCTGAATTCTTTAAATGGTAAAATAGTAACAATGCAGACTTTTAACTATGAGACAACGAAAAGAGTTCAATTTCATGTTCAAGCAACTGACACTGGTGTCCCTCCTCTTAGTAGTAATGTCACTGTAGATGTTTTTATCCTGGATGAGAATGACAACAGTCCAGTTTTTCTCCCTCCTTATTCTGAACCTGGATCAGTAAACAGTGAGAACATTCCCTACTCTGCTGAAGCGGGGTATTTTGTGGCTAAAGTCAGAGCTGTAGACGGTGATTCAGGTTATAATGCACTATTATCTTATCACATGACCGAACCAAAGGGAACGAATCTCTTCCGAATCGGAACCAGCACGGGAGAAATAAGGACTAAAAGACGAATGAGTGACAATGACTTAAAAGCTCACCCGCTTATCATTACTGTCTCGGATAATGGAGAACCTTCACTGTCCACAACTATGAGTATTGAAGTTGTGGTTGTGGAAAATATGGACAGCGTGCAGCCTTCACTAAGACAAGTGCCAGTAAAGGAGGAGAATTTTTCTAATCTGAATCTCTATCTACTCATCGCTATTGTCTCAGTGTCAGTGATATTTTTATTGAGCCTCCTCGCTTTAATAGCAGCTAAATGCTATGGGACAGACGGCGGTTTCAGCAGCTCCAGCGCTCCAGTGGTCACTACACACCCTGACGGGAGCTGGTCTTACTCTAAATCCACTCAGCAGTATGATGTGTGTTTTAGCTCAGACACACTGAAGAGTGACGTAGTGGTTTTCCCCTCACCGTTTCCTCCTGCAGACGCAGAGCTGATCAGCATTAAAGGAGGAGACACTTTTAACAGCACACAAACTCTTCCAAGTACTACAAAGGTAAGCTTCCTGTTTGCCTTTGAGCTCTGTCTTGATGTGGTCATTCAGATATGGGCTAAGGAAGTCTTTCCAAAAAGCCTTGTTCTGGAAACCTTTGGAGGAAACAATCATTTATAGTATGTGGTTGCAAGAGCTTCGGCTTATTAATGTCTCTGCTTAGCCTTTAGTTgtgttagaatttttttttgtggtacaATCTAATGTGATAGTTCTGATTTTGTTATCTTTAAGATATTGGCTTATTTTGTAATGGCTGACTTGACTGATGTGTGCAGCACAAAAATGCCATCATGTGTCACAAAAAAGTGatttaaatattctttaataGTCTGGTTTGGTCGAGTAAGTGTTCTCTGAGCTTGTTAGGATTCTCTTTCCAGATAAATACAATTTTCACTTACTGagatgacagtggaaatgtgtGGTTTGCATTCAagatgacagtggaaatgtgtGGTTTGCATTCGTGTTATTTTAATTCTCTGTAAGTTTGTTGTGTTTGGCTAGatattcattacattacatgtaATGTTCTCTACAGCTTTTAATGTTTATACTTGTGATCATTTATTGTGACTTATTTTTCATACCAAAAGTCTGTGGTGTTGTAGTCAATATGCAATAATTTTCCATTTCACTGTAAGCATAATACCTATTAGAAATGTTAAGGggactactactaatactagcatcaccaccactaccatTGCTGCtactgccaccaccaccaccaccaataacaacaacaacaacagcatcagcagcagcagcaataataataataataataataataataataataataataataataatactttgggATATCATTAAGTATTTTACCTGCTGAttcatttacagtttttttgtgtgtttgtttttacatcaaTACTCAGAAACGCCTCATAACTAATCACTAAAGATAAACTAAATACAAACAGTATCCGACTGGAAAGTGATTGCTCCActtcttttatatttaatcCATTATTAATCTGAGAATTATGTATCAATCTTGATGTTTAAGGCTGGTAGCAGTGTACACACACGCGGTGTCACTGTTGACCGTGAAATGGAAATCTTTGGCTCATTATCATGCGTCCCATCCCTCCTTCTGAATAGTGAAATCGAAAGGTGGGTAAGACTCAGACGGGAATATAGCCTGATGCTAACCAATAGCCCAAGCCTCTGATATGAAATCATGCCGTTTCTTATCtaaaggtttttatttgttatttttttttatttttttttttttaagtaaacacATTTAAGGCTCAGAAGCGATGATCTTTACAGTCAGTGGATCGTCTGCCTGGA is a window of Ictalurus furcatus strain D&B chromosome 16, Billie_1.0, whole genome shotgun sequence DNA encoding:
- the LOC128620531 gene encoding protocadherin alpha-2 isoform X8, with protein sequence MVVSDSARSVWMKALLLLCLWDLCYGQISYSVSEEAKKGTIVGNLAKDLNLSVQELESRMFQLVTGSNAKNFEVNRKTGILLVNDRIDREELCESKQKCVLNVEAMIHNPHKLYRVEINILDINDNSPVFPRQSAALNISENVLPGDRFPLTKARDMDIGSNSVKTYKINTNEHFSLDMQSDSPELVLQKSLDRERESVIRLVLTAVDGGTPPRSGTMQIIINVQDINDNNPVFTKPLYKVKVHENASVGTKILTVSAEDADEGINGDVSYLIVSDEENSAIDLFSINPVSGDITVKANIDYEEHPAVELRIQAQDKGHSPRRSTCKVLIEVVDVNDNAPEISVTLLMSSVSEDIKPGTDVALITVSDKDSGTNGKVDCKIIAPSAFKLQLSYKNSYALVVNEALDRERVSQYNVTVLANDEGTPSLSSSKVITVRVSDVNDNAPLFPAPVINISVKENSPVGGLLASLMARDLDIGENALVSYSLIDTVSSRVSNLMNINSHTGELYSLTSFDYEETKRLQFKVQATDSGVPPLSSNVTVNIFILDENDNSPVFLPPYSEPGSVNSENIPYSAEAGYFVAKIRVVDGDSGYNALLSYHMTEPKGTNLFRIGTSTGEIRTKRRMSDNDLKAHPLIITVSDNGEPSLSTTMSIEVVVVENMDSVQPSLRQVPVKEENFSNLNLYLLIAIVSVSVIFLLSLVALIVAKCYGTDVGFSSSSGPVVTTHPDGSWSYSKSTQQYDVCFSSDTLKSDVVVFPSPFPPADAELISINGGDTFTRNQTLPSTGKPKGPNADWRYSASLRAGVQSSVHMEEASAVMQGAQGVLVQNWPTVSSAADGEAEGQLSPPVGAGINSNSWSFRYGAGPGYGPPQALKPGEIPPEAFIIPGSPAIISIRQDPGAMDDKGDFISFGKKEDPKKKKKKKKEKKDKKEKGKDDGEE
- the LOC128620531 gene encoding protocadherin alpha-3 isoform X5 produces the protein MDVSGYLCGWILLCVCLWETSLGQIIYSVSEEVNKGTVVGNIAKDLKISVHELESRVLQIVSGSSNKKYFDVNLKTGALFVNDRIDREEFCERSQRCVLNVEALAQNPHSLYRIEINILDINDNTPKFLDSTLTMNIAEDASPGDRFHLPVAEDADVGSNSLKYYKLSTNEYFSIDASGAEQSLSAELVLEKALDREKQSVIHLVLTALDGGKPPKSGELHITINVLDVNDNKPVFSKSLYKVSIKENASIGTKIMSLTATDLDEGTNSDIIYSFIGRGNVKTDGLFEVIPETGDIIVKGQIDYEENPAIELRVQARDKGSPPKSAQCKVLVEVLDENDNAPEILITPLLDHVKEDAKPGAAVALVTVSDKDGGKNGIVHSSVKGFFPFKLESSYSNHYSLVVDGPLDRESISEYSITILARDEGTPSLSSSSVFSVQISDVNDNAPQFSMSIIDAYIRENSQIGSQVAKVVANDADLGVNAELSYSLLENSNGDIPLSTMFHLNSLNGKIVTMQTFNYETTKRVQFHVQATDTGVPPLSSNVTVDVFILDENDNSPVFLPPYSEPGSVNSENIPYSAEAGYFVAKVRAVDGDSGYNALLSYHMTEPKGTNLFRIGTSTGEIRTKRRMSDNDLKAHPLIITVSDNGEPSLSTTMSIEVVVVENMDSVQPSLRQVPVKEENFSNLNLYLLIAIVSVSVIFLLSLLALIAAKCYGTDGGFSSSSAPVVTTHPDGSWSYSKSTQQYDVCFSSDTLKSDVVVFPSPFPPADAELISIKGGDTFNSTQTLPSTTKPKGPNADWRYSASLRAGVQSSVHMEEASAVMQGAQGVLVQNWPTVSSAADGEAEGQLSPPVGAGINSNSWSFRYGAGPGYGPPQALKPGEIPPEAFIIPGSPAIISIRQDPGAMDDKGDFISFGKKEDPKKKKKKKKEKKDKKEKGKDDGEE